The following proteins come from a genomic window of Winogradskyella sp. PC-19:
- a CDS encoding efflux RND transporter permease subunit, with amino-acid sequence MFKLLTTGFWETVARLILRNKIAILITVILYTIFFSMQWKHMRFTYTEANLLPDEHEVNLTYNDFLKVFGEEGNLIVLGVKDSTLFSIEKLNAWNQLSEDFKSYKNEVETVLSIKDLQKLVKNTKEEKFDLEPFIKDSISSIAQIDKLQEELFKKYPFYDNFLFNKDTKTIRTAVYLKKEIVNTPARKEFVINTLKNKIAEFETATKLDVRVSGMPYIRTLNSQNIVDEISLFIGAALFVTSLIFFLFFRSFRATFISLIVVCIGVMWTFGILGLLKYEITVLTALIPPLIIVIGIPNCIFLINKYQHEVRLHGNKIKSLQRVITKVGNATLMTNVTTASGFATFIFTESQLLKEFGIVASLSILSIFILCLLIIPILYTFLPYPKPRHLEHLNKRWINGFVDWMERMVKHRKITIYVTALILLIVSLLGINKIVISGSLIEDMPKKTEFFQDIRFFESEFDGIMPLEIMIDTKRKKGVMKLSTIKRMNELEELIEEIPELSRPISVVSLVKYAKQAYTNGNPKYYQLPTSQENLFISSYVKKSSSDVDLLKNFVDSTGQYARITTFMKDIGTDKMERIEEDLQNKINKVFPKERYEVTMTGKALVFQKGTKYLVRNLVISLTLAIILISIFMAYMFRSIRMIVVSLVPNLLPLLITAGMMGYLGVPIKPSTILVFSIAFGISVDDTIHFLAKYRQELQANHWKIRKSVYAALRETGVSMFYTSIVLFFGFSVFMISSFGGTVALGGLVSATLLFAMLSNLLLLPSLLLSLERSIANKEVLKEPSINIIPKDDDDVDDKN; translated from the coding sequence ATGTTTAAACTTTTGACAACAGGATTTTGGGAAACAGTTGCACGATTAATTTTGCGCAACAAAATTGCAATTCTCATTACTGTGATTTTGTATACTATTTTTTTTAGTATGCAGTGGAAACATATGCGTTTCACTTATACAGAAGCAAATCTCTTGCCAGACGAACACGAAGTCAATCTAACTTACAATGATTTTCTTAAAGTTTTTGGAGAAGAAGGAAATCTCATCGTTTTAGGCGTAAAAGATTCTACTTTGTTTTCTATCGAAAAACTAAATGCCTGGAACCAACTTTCTGAAGATTTCAAATCTTACAAAAACGAAGTTGAAACAGTTTTATCAATTAAAGATTTACAAAAATTAGTAAAAAACACAAAGGAAGAAAAGTTTGATTTAGAACCTTTTATCAAAGATTCAATCTCATCAATTGCGCAGATAGATAAATTACAAGAGGAGCTTTTTAAAAAATATCCTTTTTATGATAACTTTCTTTTTAATAAGGATACAAAAACTATTCGTACAGCAGTTTATTTGAAAAAAGAAATTGTAAATACCCCAGCAAGAAAAGAGTTTGTTATCAATACGCTAAAAAATAAAATTGCTGAGTTTGAAACTGCAACGAAACTAGATGTTCGTGTTTCAGGAATGCCTTACATACGCACACTAAACTCTCAAAATATAGTAGATGAGATTAGTCTTTTTATCGGCGCCGCTTTATTTGTAACGTCATTAATTTTCTTTCTCTTTTTTAGGTCTTTTAGAGCAACTTTTATCTCATTGATTGTTGTTTGTATTGGTGTGATGTGGACATTTGGAATCTTAGGTTTACTTAAATATGAGATAACAGTTCTTACAGCTTTAATTCCGCCATTAATAATTGTTATTGGTATACCTAACTGTATTTTCTTAATTAATAAATACCAACACGAGGTTAGACTTCATGGCAATAAAATAAAGTCTCTACAGCGTGTTATTACAAAAGTTGGTAATGCTACGCTAATGACAAATGTCACAACAGCATCAGGTTTTGCAACATTTATTTTTACAGAAAGTCAGTTACTAAAAGAATTTGGTATTGTTGCCTCATTAAGTATACTTTCTATTTTTATACTATGTCTACTTATAATTCCTATACTCTATACATTTTTACCTTATCCAAAACCTCGACACTTAGAACATCTAAATAAACGTTGGATTAATGGATTTGTAGATTGGATGGAGCGCATGGTTAAACATCGTAAAATTACTATTTACGTTACCGCATTAATCTTATTAATTGTTAGCCTACTAGGAATAAATAAAATTGTAATATCTGGAAGTCTTATAGAGGATATGCCAAAAAAGACTGAGTTTTTCCAAGATATTAGATTTTTTGAATCTGAGTTTGATGGCATCATGCCGTTAGAAATTATGATTGATACCAAACGTAAAAAAGGTGTCATGAAACTTTCTACAATTAAAAGAATGAATGAGCTCGAAGAGCTTATTGAAGAAATCCCAGAACTATCAAGACCGATATCAGTTGTTAGTTTGGTGAAATATGCAAAACAGGCTTACACTAATGGCAATCCAAAATATTATCAATTACCAACCAGTCAAGAAAACTTATTCATAAGTTCTTATGTCAAAAAATCTTCCTCAGATGTAGACTTATTGAAAAATTTTGTTGATAGCACAGGTCAATATGCGCGTATAACGACGTTTATGAAGGATATTGGCACTGATAAAATGGAACGTATTGAAGAAGACCTTCAGAATAAAATAAATAAAGTTTTTCCGAAAGAGCGCTATGAAGTTACCATGACTGGTAAGGCATTAGTATTTCAAAAAGGAACAAAATATTTAGTTCGAAATCTTGTGATTTCACTGACATTAGCTATCATTTTGATTTCTATTTTTATGGCTTATATGTTTAGGTCCATCAGAATGATTGTGGTATCATTAGTTCCTAATCTATTACCATTACTTATTACTGCAGGAATGATGGGCTATTTAGGTGTTCCTATAAAACCTTCAACGATATTAGTGTTTAGTATTGCATTTGGTATTTCGGTTGATGACACTATTCACTTTTTAGCAAAATATCGTCAAGAATTACAGGCCAACCACTGGAAGATACGCAAATCTGTATATGCTGCTTTAAGAGAAACAGGTGTAAGTATGTTCTACACTTCTATAGTATTATTCTTTGGGTTTTCAGTATTTATGATTTCGAGCTTTGGAGGCACAGTAGCTTTAGGTGGACTAGTTTCTGCAACATTACTTTTTGCAATGCTTTCAAATTTATTATTATTGCCATCGCTATTATTATCATTAGAACGTAGCATCGCTAATAAAGAAGTATTAAAAGAACCATCGATTAACATTATCCCGAAAGATGATGATGATGTCGATGACAAAAATTAG
- a CDS encoding DUF5686 family protein — protein MLKRTLAILLLCISFCAFAQVDSQNKTEEQSKEKKKDSLKKRVFLENIGLGYFPIKYFNFDLRYLVKFNQFEGFRTGIGGITSDQFSDKFRLNGYLVYGFADKTSKYSFGGGFRVNEKTDTWVNLTYTDDLQETGSSKFLTDKRFFSFFEPRLLNIDLFHRHITKSISLQHRVTNHLLSETQLSVSRINPTYNYNFINNGESFNTFNLSTAQLSLQWSPFSKFEIIDRRVKESLDGYPKFTAQVTQSISDVFNSDFNFTKIDFRSIHQIQHSTESFTRLTLVAGMAEGETPLTHLYHAYPNNITKETILQRFSVAGLNSFETMFFNEFFSDRFATFQFKHFFKPFKISERYQPQLVLISRYALGNMRSIDKHQGINFGTLDKLYSESGFEINKLIWAFGLSFAYRYGGYHIPTFEDNIAVKFTFNISL, from the coding sequence ATGCTAAAGCGCACTCTTGCAATACTCTTATTATGCATATCATTTTGTGCTTTTGCTCAAGTAGACTCACAAAATAAGACTGAAGAACAGTCGAAAGAAAAAAAGAAAGACTCTTTAAAGAAAAGGGTCTTTTTAGAAAATATCGGCTTAGGCTATTTTCCTATAAAGTATTTTAATTTTGACCTAAGGTATCTCGTAAAATTTAATCAATTTGAAGGATTTAGAACAGGAATTGGTGGAATTACAAGTGACCAATTTTCAGATAAGTTTCGATTAAATGGATACTTAGTATATGGTTTTGCAGACAAAACTTCAAAATATAGTTTTGGTGGTGGCTTTAGAGTTAATGAAAAAACAGACACTTGGGTAAATCTTACTTATACAGATGATTTACAAGAAACCGGCAGTTCAAAATTTTTAACTGACAAACGCTTTTTTTCGTTTTTTGAACCACGTCTATTAAATATTGACTTATTTCACAGGCACATCACCAAATCAATATCGCTACAACATAGAGTAACCAACCATCTTTTATCTGAAACTCAGTTATCTGTTAGCAGAATCAATCCTACTTACAATTATAATTTTATAAATAATGGTGAATCTTTCAATACTTTTAATTTATCAACTGCGCAACTAAGTTTACAGTGGAGTCCTTTTAGTAAATTTGAAATCATTGATAGACGTGTTAAAGAAAGCTTGGATGGGTATCCGAAATTTACAGCCCAAGTCACTCAAAGTATTTCAGATGTATTTAACAGCGATTTTAATTTTACAAAAATAGACTTTAGATCTATACATCAAATACAACATAGCACAGAGTCATTTACAAGACTAACTTTAGTTGCTGGAATGGCAGAAGGAGAAACGCCTTTGACTCATCTTTATCATGCTTACCCTAACAACATAACTAAAGAAACTATTTTACAGCGCTTTTCTGTTGCTGGCCTAAACAGTTTTGAAACTATGTTTTTTAATGAATTTTTTAGTGACCGCTTTGCAACTTTTCAGTTTAAACATTTCTTTAAACCTTTTAAAATTTCAGAAAGGTATCAACCGCAATTGGTTTTGATATCTAGGTATGCTCTGGGTAACATGAGGAGTATAGACAAGCATCAAGGTATTAACTTTGGGACTTTAGATAAACTATACTCAGAATCTGGATTTGAAATTAATAAACTTATTTGGGCGTTTGGACTTAGTTTTGCTTATAGGTATGGTGGTTATCATATTCCTACTTTCGAAGATAATATTGCTGTAAAATTTACTTTTAATATTTCTTTGTAA
- the pyrH gene encoding UMP kinase encodes MKFKRILLKLSGEALMGNRQYGIDPERLSEYANDIKTITDQGVQVAIVIGGGNIFRGVAGASNGMDRVQGDHMGMLATVINGLALQSALEDAGIPTRLQSAIKINEVAEPFIRRKALRHLQKGRVVIFGGGTGNPYFTTDSAAVLRAIEIEADVILKGTRVDGIYNTDPEKDSSAIKFDHISFDDVLRKGLKVMDTTAFTLSQENKLPIIVFDMNKPGNLLKVVSGENIGTEVNF; translated from the coding sequence ATGAAATTCAAAAGAATACTTCTAAAACTATCCGGTGAAGCCTTAATGGGCAATCGCCAATACGGTATTGACCCAGAGCGTTTATCAGAATACGCCAATGATATTAAAACTATAACTGACCAAGGTGTACAAGTGGCTATCGTTATTGGTGGCGGAAACATTTTTAGAGGTGTTGCAGGAGCAAGCAATGGTATGGACCGCGTACAAGGTGACCATATGGGCATGTTGGCAACGGTTATTAACGGTTTGGCTTTACAAAGTGCTTTAGAAGATGCTGGGATACCAACACGCTTACAATCTGCAATTAAGATTAACGAAGTTGCAGAACCTTTTATAAGAAGAAAAGCTTTGCGTCATCTTCAAAAAGGACGTGTTGTAATTTTTGGTGGTGGTACTGGTAATCCTTATTTTACTACAGATTCTGCAGCAGTTTTAAGAGCTATTGAGATTGAAGCCGATGTTATATTAAAAGGCACACGTGTAGACGGTATTTACAATACTGATCCAGAAAAAGACAGTAGCGCTATTAAATTTGACCATATTAGTTTTGACGATGTATTGCGAAAAGGACTTAAAGTTATGGATACCACAGCATTTACATTAAGTCAGGAAAATAAATTACCAATTATTGTATTTGATATGAACAAACCAGGGAATCTTCTTAAAGTAGTTTCTGGCGAAAATATTGGTACAGAAGTTAATTTTTAA
- the frr gene encoding ribosome recycling factor has translation MNEEIQFIIDTANEAMDSAIKHLEKQLVNIRAGKASPSMLGSVMVDYYGSQTPLSQVANVNTPDGRTITVQPWEKSMLQEIERGIMVANLGFNPMNNGDTIIINVPPLTEERRRDLAKQAKAEAEDAKVGIRNARKEANNDIKKSDVSEDLQKNAEIDVQELTDKHVTLVDQILSNKEKEIMTV, from the coding sequence ATGAACGAAGAGATTCAATTTATTATTGATACTGCAAATGAAGCAATGGATTCTGCCATTAAGCATTTAGAAAAGCAACTGGTTAATATTAGAGCTGGTAAAGCTAGTCCATCAATGTTAGGTAGTGTTATGGTAGATTATTATGGTTCTCAAACACCGTTAAGTCAAGTTGCAAACGTTAATACACCAGATGGTCGTACGATCACAGTACAACCTTGGGAAAAAAGTATGCTTCAAGAAATTGAACGTGGTATTATGGTTGCTAACCTTGGATTTAACCCGATGAATAATGGCGACACTATTATTATCAATGTACCACCTTTAACTGAAGAACGTCGAAGAGATTTGGCTAAGCAGGCAAAAGCTGAAGCTGAAGATGCAAAAGTTGGTATTCGTAATGCTAGAAAAGAAGCTAATAATGACATCAAAAAATCTGATGTTTCCGAGGATTTACAAAAAAATGCAGAGATAGATGTACAAGAACTTACAGATAAACACGTTACTCTTGTAGATCAAATTCTTAGTAACAAAGAAAAAGAGATTATGACGGTATAG
- the rpsB gene encoding 30S ribosomal protein S2: protein MEKVEVKELLEAGVHFGHLTRKWNPNMAPYIYMERNGIHIINLYKTAAKIEETAEAMKKIAASGKKILFVATKKQAKDIVAEKAGAVNQPYITERWPGGMLTNFVTIRKAVKKMAMIDRMKKDGTFNSLSKKERLQVDRQRAKLEKNLGSISDMTRLPGALFVVDIMREHIAIKEAQKLNIPIFAMVDTNSDPREVDYLIPANDDASKSVDKILSIVTSAVADGLNERKAERSEKEAKAAAPAPKPEAKAEAKPEAKKAAPVAAQEEE, encoded by the coding sequence ATGGAAAAAGTAGAAGTAAAAGAATTACTTGAAGCAGGTGTACACTTCGGTCACCTAACACGTAAGTGGAACCCAAACATGGCTCCTTACATTTATATGGAACGTAACGGTATCCATATCATTAACCTTTACAAAACTGCAGCTAAGATTGAAGAAACTGCAGAAGCAATGAAAAAAATAGCTGCTTCTGGAAAGAAAATCTTATTCGTTGCTACTAAGAAACAAGCTAAAGACATCGTTGCTGAAAAAGCAGGTGCTGTAAACCAGCCTTACATTACTGAGCGTTGGCCAGGCGGAATGTTAACAAATTTTGTAACTATCAGAAAAGCTGTTAAGAAAATGGCTATGATTGATAGAATGAAAAAGGATGGAACATTCAACTCTTTATCTAAAAAAGAGCGTTTACAAGTTGACCGTCAACGTGCTAAATTAGAGAAAAACTTAGGTTCTATCTCTGACATGACACGTTTACCAGGTGCTTTATTCGTAGTGGATATCATGCGTGAGCACATTGCAATCAAAGAAGCACAAAAATTAAATATTCCAATTTTTGCGATGGTTGATACAAATTCTGATCCTCGTGAAGTTGATTATTTAATTCCTGCTAACGATGATGCATCTAAATCAGTAGACAAAATTTTATCTATCGTTACTTCTGCAGTAGCAGACGGATTAAACGAAAGAAAAGCTGAACGTAGTGAGAAAGAAGCCAAAGCAGCAGCTCCAGCACCAAAACCTGAAGCTAAGGCAGAAGCAAAACCTGAAGCTAAAAAAGCAGCTCCGGTTGCAGCTCAAGAAGAAGAATAA
- the tsf gene encoding translation elongation factor Ts, which translates to MENTVKITAAEVNKLRKATGAGMMDCKKALVEAGGDFDKAIEVLRKKGQKVAAKRADRDSSEGAAVAKINADNTKGIALVLGCETDFVGKNENFLKLASDLGDIALNHANKEDFLAADFGGMTVAEKLVEQTGVIGEKLDINAFEVLEAAYVGSYVHINKIAAIVGFSAVVDNIETLGKDVAMQVASMGATTLSYKDFDPAYVASETEARIAVIEKDNIELGRLGKTLKNVPKYISMSQLTPEVLAQAEEDAKAELKAEGKPEQIWDRILPGKMERFISDNTTLDNEQCLLDQAFIKDEKKTVAQYVATYGEVEVTGFKRATVG; encoded by the coding sequence ATGGAAAACACAGTAAAAATTACAGCAGCAGAAGTAAATAAGCTAAGAAAAGCTACTGGTGCAGGTATGATGGATTGTAAAAAAGCACTAGTTGAAGCTGGTGGTGATTTTGATAAAGCAATCGAAGTTTTACGTAAAAAAGGTCAAAAAGTTGCAGCAAAGAGAGCTGACAGAGATTCTTCTGAAGGTGCTGCTGTTGCAAAAATCAATGCTGACAACACTAAAGGTATTGCATTGGTATTAGGTTGCGAAACTGATTTTGTTGGTAAAAACGAAAACTTTTTGAAGTTAGCAAGTGATTTAGGAGATATCGCACTAAACCACGCTAATAAAGAAGATTTCTTAGCTGCTGATTTTGGAGGAATGACTGTTGCTGAAAAATTAGTTGAGCAAACTGGTGTTATTGGTGAGAAACTTGACATCAACGCTTTTGAAGTATTAGAAGCAGCTTACGTTGGGTCTTATGTTCACATTAACAAAATTGCTGCAATCGTAGGTTTTTCTGCAGTTGTAGATAACATCGAGACTTTAGGTAAAGACGTTGCTATGCAAGTTGCATCAATGGGTGCGACAACATTATCTTACAAAGATTTTGATCCTGCATATGTTGCTTCAGAAACTGAAGCTCGTATCGCAGTTATCGAAAAAGATAATATCGAATTAGGACGTTTAGGTAAGACTTTAAAGAATGTACCAAAGTACATTTCTATGTCTCAATTAACTCCTGAAGTTTTAGCTCAAGCTGAAGAAGATGCAAAAGCTGAATTAAAAGCTGAAGGTAAGCCAGAACAAATCTGGGATCGTATTTTACCTGGTAAAATGGAGCGTTTTATCTCTGATAACACGACTTTAGATAATGAACAGTGTTTATTAGACCAAGCGTTTATTAAAGACGAAAAGAAAACTGTTGCTCAATATGTTGCCACTTATGGTGAAGTAGAAGTAACAGGTTTTAAACGTGCTACAGTAGGATAA